In Leptidea sinapis chromosome 8, ilLepSina1.1, whole genome shotgun sequence, a single window of DNA contains:
- the LOC126965638 gene encoding uncharacterized protein LOC126965638 isoform X2, with protein MKLGIVYLLLSYVKVGISVPAMKQRGDSVTMACDFDLEGGRLYSVKWYRDNEEFYRYMPRLRPPQHAHRLDGVKVDLERSSARRVHLRDLTLKSRGLYRCEVSEEAPSFHSAQSEAFMEVYYFSRESPRIEGHERLYEVQEPLDVNCSSAKAYPAPQLQWHIDGQMVTEPSWLLEFAPKAAAQGLFVSQLGLRAPAKPHLRLRCVAIMASHRRERTVVIETNSTSRRVFSNWILIYLLCTFIIRHKTVS; from the exons ATGAAGTTGGGAATTGTATACTTGCTTCTATCTTATGTCAAAG TCGGTATATCGGTACCGGCTATGAAACAGCGCGGTGACTCCGTAACAATGGCATGTGACTTCGACCTGGAGGGAGGCAGACTGTACTCTGTCAAGTGGTACCGAGACAATGAGGAGTTCTACCGGTACATGCCCAGACTTCGACCTCCGCAGCATGCTCATAGGCTGGATGGGGTTAAAGTGGAC cTAGAGAGATCGAGCGCACGTCGAGTCCACCTCAGGGATCTTACGTTGAAATCTCGGGGACTTTATCGCTGTGAAGTTTCCGAAGAGGCGCCATCTTTTCATTCTGCCCAGTCCGAAGCATTTATGGAAGTATACT ACTTTTCACGTGAAAGTCCTCGTATAGAAGGACACGAACGTCTGTACGAAGTGCAAGAACCTCTAGACGTGAATTGTTCCTCGGCGAAAGCTTACCCAGCTCCACAACTACAGTGGCACATAGATGGGCAAATG GTTACAGAACCGAGTTGGCTACTTGAGTTTGCACCAAAAGCTGCAGCGCAGGGCTTGTTTGTATCACAGCTGGGATTACGAGCTCCGGCCAAGCCGCATTTGCGGTTGCGATGTGTTGCGATCATGGCCAGCCATAGACGAGAGAGGACCGTTGTTATAG AAACCAACTCGACAAGCCGGCGAGTATTTTCAAActggattttaatttatttattatgtacttttataataagacaTAAGACAGTTTCGTGA
- the LOC126965638 gene encoding uncharacterized protein LOC126965638 isoform X1, whose amino-acid sequence MKLGIVYLLLSYVKVSICLQIVGISVPAMKQRGDSVTMACDFDLEGGRLYSVKWYRDNEEFYRYMPRLRPPQHAHRLDGVKVDLERSSARRVHLRDLTLKSRGLYRCEVSEEAPSFHSAQSEAFMEVYYFSRESPRIEGHERLYEVQEPLDVNCSSAKAYPAPQLQWHIDGQMVTEPSWLLEFAPKAAAQGLFVSQLGLRAPAKPHLRLRCVAIMASHRRERTVVIETNSTSRRVFSNWILIYLLCTFIIRHKTVS is encoded by the exons ATGAAGTTGGGAATTGTATACTTGCTTCTATCTTATGTCAAAG TTTCAATTTGCCTGCAAATAGTCGGTATATCGGTACCGGCTATGAAACAGCGCGGTGACTCCGTAACAATGGCATGTGACTTCGACCTGGAGGGAGGCAGACTGTACTCTGTCAAGTGGTACCGAGACAATGAGGAGTTCTACCGGTACATGCCCAGACTTCGACCTCCGCAGCATGCTCATAGGCTGGATGGGGTTAAAGTGGAC cTAGAGAGATCGAGCGCACGTCGAGTCCACCTCAGGGATCTTACGTTGAAATCTCGGGGACTTTATCGCTGTGAAGTTTCCGAAGAGGCGCCATCTTTTCATTCTGCCCAGTCCGAAGCATTTATGGAAGTATACT ACTTTTCACGTGAAAGTCCTCGTATAGAAGGACACGAACGTCTGTACGAAGTGCAAGAACCTCTAGACGTGAATTGTTCCTCGGCGAAAGCTTACCCAGCTCCACAACTACAGTGGCACATAGATGGGCAAATG GTTACAGAACCGAGTTGGCTACTTGAGTTTGCACCAAAAGCTGCAGCGCAGGGCTTGTTTGTATCACAGCTGGGATTACGAGCTCCGGCCAAGCCGCATTTGCGGTTGCGATGTGTTGCGATCATGGCCAGCCATAGACGAGAGAGGACCGTTGTTATAG AAACCAACTCGACAAGCCGGCGAGTATTTTCAAActggattttaatttatttattatgtacttttataataagacaTAAGACAGTTTCGTGA